A window from Podospora bellae-mahoneyi strain CBS 112042 chromosome 1 map unlocalized CBS112042p_1, whole genome shotgun sequence encodes these proteins:
- a CDS encoding uncharacterized protein (EggNog:ENOG503P6AB) produces the protein MDTTTQPPPAPPTTTTTTPTTTTTTTTTTTTTTQFDSLIPPPKTALSLLSRSIQTQQTKPRYPTGCADFDQNVLLGGLDGGSVVGISSEDDDFSLGLALQTIAVALTQAAHEKTALIVTTLPVQSLLPKLRQVLAEQLSRIGGAVDLGSKVKERLSLVSISRIFDLHGLVEVLAELSLRQGGGVGTPDAVLVMGTAALINSLFTSKSTDKAAAHGFVANLAVQLGRVASGGPLVILLNSATALHNDGVPLPPAAETGGGERKLEVGELTSIFWTGGAGQQHGRKSDSRPAWGQVFGRLVGVHLFCTRRDVGWVVEVLGDEVGVFEREADEKGEGEVWTRRNREQRWGVLEGGEGGVVVDVVI, from the exons ATGGacacaacaacccaacccccacctgcacctcccacgacaactacaacaacaccaacaacaacaacaactacaactacaactacaactacaacaacgCAATTCGACTCCTTAATCCCTCCACCCAAAACCGCACTCTCCTTATTGTCTCGATCCATCCAAACACAGCAAACCAAACCAAGATATCCCACCGGCTGTGCAGACTTTGATCAAAATGTCTTGTTGGGCGGGCTGGATGGTGGCTCGGTGGTGGGGATAAGTTCGGAGGATGACGACTTCTCTCTTGGT CTCGCATTACAAACCATCGCCGTCGCCCTCACACAAGCGGCCCACGAGAAAACGGCCTTGATAGTGACCACCCTGCCAGTCCAAAGCCTGCTCCCGAAGCTGCGACAAGTGCTGGCAGAGCAGCTCTCAAGAATTGGCGGGGCCGTCGACCTCGGCTCCAAAGTCAAAGAGCGTCTCTCCCTCGTTTCCATCTCCCGCATCTTTGACCTCCACGGTCTGGTCGAAGTCCTCGCTGAGCTTTCTCTTCGCCAAGGCGGCGGGGTGGGAACGCCTGATGCCGTCCTGGTCATGGGCACGGCAGCCCTGATCAACAGCCTTTTCACCTCCAAGTCGACCGACAAAGCTGCCGCTCATGGGTTCGTGGCCAATCTCGCTGTCCAGCTGGGCAGGGTTGCGAGTGGAGGACCGCTGGTGATACTGCTCAACTCTGCCACCGCGTTGCACAACGACGGCGTGCCCCTACCCCCGGCAGCCGAGACCggcgggggggagaggaagctggaggtcGGGGAGTTGACGTCTATTTTCTGGACGGGGGGAGCAGGACAGCAACACGGGAGGAAGAGTGACAGCAGGCCGGCGTGGGGACAGGTttttgggaggttggtgggggtgcaTTTGTTCTGTACGAGGCGTGatgttgggtgggtggtcgAGGTGCTAGGGGACgaggttggggtttttgAAAGAGAGGCAgacgaaaagggggagggcgaggtctggacgaggaggaacagggagcagaggtggggggttttggaggggggcgaggggggggtggtggttgatgttgtgatTTGA
- a CDS encoding uncharacterized protein (EggNog:ENOG503NY02; COG:M), producing the protein MKHLTVLFAATAAALVAPDQAIKLDEHQPAVSPDLVQTWWDSTVSRSAKIFTKIEKRIEKATSEFDGYSFDGFDGFNSDSNLPPLPLHERKPRRGDKTKTIYELIKSNKYTTKFASLLDNDDFSDIKDLLDSTSHNKTLFVPTDKAFERIPHHGDKPPPKEFVLALLKYHIAPGLHTKVDLYHKHTLPSNLSLDTLGSRPQRLRISTGLLFSIRVNVISKIVYGNILAKNGIIHAIDHILVPPPSQEKIISLLPNTFSTFSLGLEKTELSVPDHKGGTLFAPTNSAWRRLGPRANAFLFSHHGLKYLEALLKYHFVVDQTLYSDAFYNSHKDEKAAVEDAEGGKYWHVDLETLLDDKAIAVDVKRWKGWVSIVLNGFTKVIFQDGIASDGVVQVVGKVLIPPHGHHGHAGEDDDKDIEVEELKARLERYVDRDEAGDL; encoded by the coding sequence ATGAAGCATCTAACCGTTCTCTTTGCCGCTACCGCAGCCGCTCTGGTTGCCCCTGATCAGGCAATCAAGCTTGACGAGCACCAACCCGCCGTCTCTCCAGATTTGGTACAAACCTGGTGGGATTCCACCGTCTCCCGCTCGGCCAAGATCTTTACCAAGATCGAGAAACGCATCGAAAAGGCCACCAGCGAATTCGACGGCTACTCCTTCGACGGCTTCGACGGCTTCAACAGTGACAGCAACTTACcccctctgcctcttcacGAGCGTAAGCCCCGCCGTGgcgacaagaccaagaccaTCTACGAGTTGATAAAATCCAACAAGTACACCACCAAGTTCGCCTCCCTCCTTGACAACGATGACTTCTCCGACATCAAGGACCTCCTCgactccacctcccacaacAAGACCCTTTTCGTCCCTACCGACAAAGCCTTTGAGCGCATCCCCCACCACGGCGACAAGCCTCCCCCCAAGGAGTTCGTTCTGGCCCTGTTGAAATACCACATCGCCCCCGGCCTGCACACCAAGGTCGATCTTTACCACAAgcacaccctcccctccaacctgtCGCTCGACACCCTCGGCTCCCGCCCCCAGCGGCTGAGGATCTCAACCGGCCTGCTGTTCTCCATCAGGGTCAACGTCATCTCCAAAATCGTCTACGGCAAcatcctcgccaaaaacGGCATCATCCACGCCATTGACCACATCCTCgtcccacccccttcccaggAGAAGATCATCTCCCTGCTGCCCAACACCTTCAGCACCTTCTCGCTCGGTCTGGAAAAGACCGAACTCTCCGTCCCAGACCACAAAGGCGGCACCCTTTTCGCACCAACCAACTCGGCCTGGCGACGTCTCGGCCCCCGCGCCAAcgccttcttgttctcccACCACGGGTTGAAGTACCTCGAGGCACTGCTCAAGTACCACTTTGTCGTCGACCAGACCCTCTACAGCGACGCCTTTTATAATAGTCacaaggacgagaaggctGCTGTGGAAGATGCAGAGGGCGGAAAGTATTGGCATGTGGATCTGGAGACGCTGCTGGACGACAAGGCAATCGCGGTTGACGTcaagaggtggaaggggtgggtcAGTATTGTGCTGAATGGGTTCACCAAGGTGATCTTCCAGGACGGGATTGCCAGCGATGGTGTTGTCCAAGTGGTGGGGAAGGTTTTGATTCCGCCTCATGGGCATCACGGACAtgctggggaggatgacgacaaggatattgaggttgaggaattGAAGGCTAGGCTGGAGAGGTATGTGGACAGAGACGAGGCCGGGGATTTGTAG
- a CDS encoding uncharacterized protein (EggNog:ENOG503Q4UC; COG:S) has protein sequence MPVFAERSVLAARSTSPLSAGAIAGAVVGSVVGVLIILLCIFPFARRRWINRHDENTLAEMGQSPGGPNFAHPDDDSTKKYSKDHLVPGSDSQAGTAHEQPAHGIPDINGQNTSPTKTSLDQLPSQPALPQGVSLDQGLPSPVSPSASPSPRPESFPGQAQTGGQAVSAPAAGLIRSPTSASSKSRSASKGTTGKDSTRQLNFDSSFASPSRQGTFSNIVEEPESFEPPSQHSTFREKLTSIFRTSSGEGRRDSKRSTGTRSSSVLTGDILAYQEPIAGQPIGQPIIEEHHPDPSGLNWGYYNDPTLPPGSDALPQGTDLSQFSEPVIYTEPGTFTTIPNPADLAFVPPATYASASVLPSPVSPSQHPFPGLGLDITSPDGDRTVTPINPLHSFSQRNKVPGPLQRVDSLPPPTIVSDIPSPPFSYTAGPSGNPMDFMNPTNQVESAWMVEQEILKAENSPSPPAPSPPTDTFPPTMAQEPQLQYIDQNHQVQYINGAGLSPEPEYNFGQQSLGQQSLGQQNLGQQNLGQQDLGQQNLNLNQQSFGEQSYQSPPYQPSYQQTPEMGLVQDFGVPLGYYDGNGTVIQDYSTPPPSGPSLPSTVQNTPDTRLTAYTASPSPPSELDPHNGMYLNVSPIPSPGQSPHPSSTLSPGLSAPSPATPAGLSPGGQEKAFACNKCDRIFDQIHKLNHHKRYHDRPHECPHAGCTMRFGTKTHLDRHINDKHFKTRKFYCTVHDCPYSKQGGKSFPRKDNWRRHMVNKHQLTPTTDPEPEFIDEMMVGV, from the exons ATGCCGGTTTTTGCGGAGCGTTCGGTGCTCGCCGCCCGGTCGACATCGCCGCTCTCTGCCGGCGCCATTGCGGGGGCAGTGGTAGGATCAGTGGTGGGAGTCCTCATTATCCTGCTCTGCATCTTTCCCTTTGCAAGACGGCGATGGATCAACCGTCATGATGAAAACACCCTGGCAGAGATGGGGCAGAGCCCCGGAGGCCCCAACTTCGCTCATCCTGATGACGATTCTACCAAAAAGTATTCAAAGGATCACCTAGTTCCTGGCTCCGATAGTCAAGCTGGCACCGCTCACGAACAACCCGCACACGGCATACCAGATATCAACGGCCAGAAtacatcaccaacaaagaCCAGCTTGGATCAGCTTCCCTCTCAGCCAGCCCTCCCGCAAGGCGTTTCTCTTGACCAAGGTCTCCCGTCGCCCGTCTCGCCATCTGCTTCGCCGTCACCCCGGCCCGAGTCCTTCCCCGGCCAGGCCCAAACTGGAGGCCAGGCAGTCTCTGCACCGGCAGCCGGTCTGATCCGGTCACCCACGAGTGCCTCGTCAAAGTCACGTTCCGCTTCAAAAGGCACCACCGGCAAGGACAGCACACGCCAGTTGAACTTTGACTCTTCGTTCGCTTCGCCAAGTCGTCAGGGCACTTTTAGCAACATCGTCGAGGAGCCCGAGTCTTTTGAGCCCCCTTCGCAACACTCCACTTTCCGAGAGAAACTCACTAGTATCTTCCGGACTTCATCTGGCGAGGGACGTCGGGACAGCAAGCGATCGACCGGCACCCGCTCGTCTTCTGTTCTCACAGGCGATATTCTTGCCTACCAGGAGCCGATAGCAGGACAACCCATCGGCCAGCCTATCATCGAGGAGCACCATCCCGACCCGAGTGGTCTCAACTGGGGCTATTATAACGATCCGACTCTCCCACCAGGTAGTGACGCCCTTCCCCAAGGAACGGACCTTTCCCAGTTCAGCGAACCAGTTATTTACACGGAACCAGGAACCTTTACtaccatccccaaccccgcAGACTTGGCCTTTGTGCCGCCAGCGACTTACGCTTCAGCCTCGGTCTTGCCTAGCCCAGTGTCGCCAAGTCAGCATCCATTCCCTGGACTTGGACTCGACATCACTTCACCTGACGGTGACCGGACTGTCACGCCTATCAACCCACTGCATAGTTTCAGCCAGCGGAATAAAGTTCCAGGGCCGCTCCAGCGTGTCGATAGTCTGCCTCCACCCACCATTGTGTCGGATATCCCGAGTCCCCCATTCAGCTACACTGCCGGCCCCAGCGGCAACCCTATGGACTTTATGAACCCCACGAATCAGGTCGAGAGCGCTTGGATGGTCGAACAGGAGATTCTCAAGGCCGAGAACTCGCCATCACCCCCAGCCCCTTCACCGCCAACTGACACCTTCCCACCAACAATGGCCCAGGAGCCTCAGCTGCAGTATATCGACCAGAACCACCAGGTCCAGTACATCAACGGAGCTGGCCTGTCACCAGAACCAGAGTATAACTTTGGCCAGCAAAGCCTTGGCCAGCAAAGCCTTGGCCAGCAGAACCTTGGCCAGCAGAACCTTGGCCAGCAGGACCTTGGCCAACAGAACCTCAACCTGAACCAGCAAAGCTTTGGTGAACAAAGCTATCAGTCCCCACCATATCAGCCTTCATACCAGCAGACGCCAGAGATGGGATTAGTGCAAGATTTTGGCGTTCCATTAGGTTACTACGACGGTAACGGCACCGTGATTCAAGATTACTCGACGCCACCACCGTCAGGTCCATCACTTCCCTCGACCGTCCAAAATACCCCTGACACACGCCTCACTGCGTACACggcatccccatcaccgccatccgaACTCGACCCCCACAATGGAATGTACCTCAACGTctctcccatcccatcaccagGCCAGTCCCCACATCCATCATCGACCCTTTCTCCAGGGCTCTCGGCCCcgtcaccagccacaccGGCGGGGTTATCACCCGGGGGACAAGAGAAGGCCTTTGCCTGCAACAAGTGTGATCGCATCTTTGATCAGATCCACAAGCTCAA TCACCACAAACGCTACCACGACCGACCGCATGAGTGCCCACACGCAGGCTGCACCATGAGATTCGGCACCAAGACCCATCTAGACAGGCACATCAACGACAAGCACTTCAAAACCCGCAAGTTTTACTGCACGGTCCACGACTGCCCTTACTCGAAGCAAGGGGGCAAGTCATTCCCTCGCAAGGACAACTGGAGGAGACACATGGTCAACAAGCACCAGCTTACACCAACAACGGATCCCGAGCCGGAGTTTATCGATGAGATGATGGTTGGTGTATAA
- the RRP40 gene encoding exosome non-catalytic core subunit rrp40 (EggNog:ENOG503P0K7; BUSCO:EOG09264XJC; COG:J), with the protein MTTTERPLVLPGDPISPDLIPSSTSKPLRLGPGLRHVPPSDIVPVVAGQLITNHQKNSMWVEYNNNRYIPTPGDLIIAQILRSGPDLYFTSISPYTPPATLPHLSFESATKKTRPQLAPGALVYARVVLANKHMDPEIECVSQSTGKSDGLGELKGGMVFDVSLQFARRLLMAKSKEEGKVEVLELLGGEGLAFEIAVGRNGKVWVGGEDVKAIVVVGRALRETDEGGLGVEAQRKLVKRLAKGMK; encoded by the exons ATGACTACCACCGAACGCCCCCTAGTCCTCCCCGGCGACCCCATCTCCCCAGAtctcatcccctcctccacctccaaaccgCTCCGCCTCGGCCCCGGCCTCCGCCATGTCCCCCCAAGCGACATCGTCCCCGTCGTCGCCGGCCAGCtgatcaccaaccaccaaaagAACTCCATGTGGGTGGaatacaacaacaaccgg TacatcccaaccccaggCGACCTAATAATAGCTCAAATCCTCCGCTCCGGCCCAGACCTCTACTTCACCTCCATATCCCCCTACACACCCCCCGCgaccctcccccacctctccttcGAGTCGGCCACCAAGAAGACCCGGCCTCAGCTCGCCCCGGGAGCCCTCGTCTACGCCCGCGTGGTCTTGGCAAACAAGCACATGGATCCCGAGATCGAGTGTGTCTCCCAGTCCACGGGGAAGTCGGACGGCCTGGGGGAGCTgaaaggggggatggtgtttgATGTTTCGTTGCAGTTTGCCAGACGGTTGCTCATGGCgaagagcaaggaggagggaaaggtgGAAGTGCTGGAGCTGctagggggggaggggttggcgttCGAGATTGCGGTGGGGAGGAATGGAAAggtttgggttggaggggaggatgtgaaGGCTATTGTGGTGGTCGGGAGGgcgttgagggagacggacgagggggggttgggggtggaggcgcagaggaagttggtgaagaggttggcCAAGGGGATGAAGTGA
- the SSZ1 gene encoding Hsp70 protein that interacts with Zuo1p (COG:O; EggNog:ENOG503NWWV) has product MSGAKSVAPENRTVIGLTFGNSNSSIAYTVDDKAEVIANEDGDRQIPTILSYVDGDEYYGQQAKAFLIRNPNNTVAYFRDFLGKDFEHIDPTHNHASAHPKDVDGAVSFTIKDKAEEDAEPSTVSVSEVATRYLRRLVGSASDYLGKKVTSAVITVPTNFNDKQKAALLAAANAADLEVLQLISEPVAAALAYDARPEAQVEDKIVVVAELGGTRSDVAVIASRQGMYTVLATAHDYEFNGVALDKILMDHFAKEFLKRNPSAKDPRENARGLAKLKFEAEATKRALSIGANASFSVESLSDGIDFASTINRLRYETLSRTVFEGINRLVESVIKKAGLDVLDIDEVILSGGTAHTPRIASNFSNIFPQTTRILAPSTNPYAINPSELGARGAALQASLIQDYEADDIDQSTHAAVTTVAHISNAIGVVSLNAAGEEIFVPVVPAETAVPAKRTVHVAAPKDGGDVLVKFVEGNTHIKVTKPEPKPKEDKTAKVEDAADSDEESDFSDDEEEEEEKREKVWNIGNTLAEAAIRNVKKGGKVEVTVQVNADLSVILTTREVGAQGGVRGQLNA; this is encoded by the exons ATGAGCGGTGCCAAGTCTGTTGCGCCGGAGAACCGGACCGTCATTGGCTTGACCTTTGGCAACTCCAACAGCTCCATCGCCTACACTGTTGACGATAAGGCTGAGGTTATCGCCAACGAGGACGGAG ACCGTCAGATCCCAACAATCCTCTCCTACGTCGACGGCGATGAGTACTACGGTCAGCAGGCGAAGGCTTTCCTGATCAGAAACCCAAATAACACAGTCGCCTACTTCCGTGACTTCCTCGGGAAAGA CTTCGAGCATATCGACCCTACCCACAACCACGCCTCTGCGCACCCCAAGGATGTTGACGGAGCCGTCTCTTTCaccatcaaggacaaggccgaggaggacgctGAGCCGTCCACCGTTTCCGTCTCCGAGGTTGCCACCCGCTACCTCCGTCGCCTGGTCGGCTCTGCTTCCGATTACCTTGGCAAGAAGGTCACCTCTGCCGTCATCACCGTCCCTACCAACTTCAACGACAAGCAAAAGGCCGcccttcttgctgctgccaacgCTGCCGATCTCGAGGTTCTCCAGTTGATCAGCGAGCCCGTCGCTGCGGCGCTCGCCTACGATGCGCGCCCCGAGGCTCAGGTCGAGGACAAGATCGTTGTCGTTGCCGAGCTGGGCGGCACCCGCTCCGACGTTGCCGTCATTGCCAGCCGTCAAGGCATGTACACCGTCCTCGCCACTGCCCACGACTACGAGTTCAACGGTGTTGCTCTTGACAAGATCCTGATGGATCACTTCGCCAAGGAGTTCCTCAAGCGCAACCCCAGCGCCAAGGACCCCCGTGAGAACGCCAGAGGCCTCGCCAAGCTCAAgttcgaggccgaggccaccAAGAGGGCCCTCAGCATCGGTGCCAACGCCAGCTTCAGCGTTGAAAGCTTGTCCGACGGTATCGATTTCGCCAGCACCATCAACCGCCTCCGTTACGAGACTCTTTCCAGGACCGTTTTCGAGGGCATCAACCGCCTGGTTGAGTctgtcatcaagaaggccggcCTTGACGTTCTTGACATTGACGAGGTCATTCTGTCTGGTGGCACTGCCCACACTCCTCGCATTGCTTCCAACTTCAGCAACATCTTCCCCCAGACCACCAGAATCTTggccccctccaccaacccctaTGCCATCAACCCTTCCGAGCTCGGCGCTCGTGGCGCTGCTCTCCAGGCCAGCCTGATCCAGGATTACGAGGCCGACGACATCGACCAGTCGACCCACGCTGCCGTCACCACTGTGGCCCACATCAGCAACGCCATTGGTGTCGTCTCTCTGAACGCTGCCGGCGAGGAGATCTTCGTTCCTGTTGTTCCCGCCGAGACTGCCGTCCCCGCCAAGAGGACAGTCCACGTCGCCGCGCCCAAAGACGGCGGTGATGTTCTTGTCAAGTTCGTCGAGGGCAACACCCACATCAAGGTTACCAAGCCTgagcccaagcccaaggaggacaagaccGCCAAGGTCGAGGATGCTGCTGACTCTGACGAAGAGTCTGACTtctccgacgacgaggaggaagaagaggagaagcgcGAGAAGGTATGGAATATTGGCAACACCCttgccgaggctgccatCCGCAATGTGAAGAAGGGCGGCAAGGTCGAGGTTACTGTCCAGGTCAACGCCGATCTTTCCGTCATTCTCACGACGAGAGAAGTTGGCGCCCAGGGCGGTGTGAGAGGCCAACTGAACGCTTAG